A DNA window from Paenibacillus antri contains the following coding sequences:
- a CDS encoding cold-shock protein — translation MQTGTVKWFNAEKGYGFIEVEGGDDVFVHFSAIQGEGFKTLDEGQRVEFNVVQGNRGPQAENVVKL, via the coding sequence ATGCAGACAGGTACAGTGAAATGGTTTAACGCAGAAAAAGGGTATGGCTTCATCGAGGTTGAAGGGGGAGACGACGTCTTCGTACACTTCAGCGCCATTCAGGGCGAAGGCTTCAAGACGTTGGACGAAGGTCAACGCGTGGAATTCAACGTGGTTCAAGGCAACCGCGGTCCGCAAGCGGAGAACGTCGTAAAATTGTAA
- a CDS encoding iron-containing alcohol dehydrogenase, which translates to MIPFRYHNPTQLYFGRGMLETLRKLAPAYGAKVLLVYGGGSIKKNGLYDQVMQELSAAGAAVSELAGVEPNPRLSTVHRGVEICKKERIDFILAVGGGSVIDCVKAIAVGAKVDFDVWDVITRKAAASEALPFGTVLTLAATGSEMNSGSVITNWETKEKVGWGSPHTFPKFSILDPSFTFTVPRDQTVYGMVDIMSHVFEQYVSHTTNAPVQEGFAETILRTVIETAPKLLADLASYEHRETILYSGTMALNGTLSMGVQGDWATHNIEHAVSAVYDIPHGGGLAILFPHWMEHVLDENVGRFKRMAVNVFGVEPSGRSDRQTALEGIRALRAFWTSIGAPNRLADYGIGEEQLEVMADKAMANGPFGQFKKLQREDVLAIYRKSL; encoded by the coding sequence ATGATCCCGTTCAGGTACCACAATCCCACGCAGCTGTATTTCGGCCGCGGCATGCTGGAGACGCTCCGGAAGCTCGCGCCGGCGTACGGCGCGAAGGTGCTGCTCGTCTACGGCGGCGGCAGCATCAAGAAGAACGGATTGTACGATCAAGTGATGCAGGAGCTGTCGGCCGCCGGCGCCGCCGTCAGCGAGCTTGCGGGCGTCGAGCCGAATCCGAGGCTGTCGACTGTACATAGAGGCGTAGAGATCTGTAAGAAGGAGCGCATCGATTTCATTCTCGCCGTCGGGGGCGGCAGCGTCATCGACTGCGTGAAGGCGATCGCGGTCGGCGCCAAGGTCGACTTCGACGTCTGGGACGTCATTACGCGGAAGGCGGCGGCCTCCGAAGCGCTGCCGTTCGGTACGGTTCTTACGTTAGCCGCGACCGGTTCGGAGATGAACTCGGGTTCCGTCATTACGAACTGGGAGACGAAGGAGAAGGTCGGCTGGGGCAGCCCGCATACGTTCCCGAAGTTTTCGATCCTCGACCCGAGCTTCACGTTCACGGTGCCTCGGGACCAGACCGTCTACGGCATGGTGGACATCATGTCGCACGTGTTCGAGCAATACGTCAGCCACACGACGAACGCGCCCGTCCAAGAAGGCTTCGCGGAGACGATTTTGCGCACGGTCATCGAGACGGCCCCGAAGCTTCTTGCGGACTTGGCCTCGTACGAGCATCGGGAGACGATTCTCTACAGCGGCACGATGGCGCTGAACGGAACGCTGTCGATGGGCGTGCAGGGCGACTGGGCCACGCACAATATCGAGCATGCGGTGAGCGCCGTATACGACATTCCGCACGGCGGCGGCCTCGCGATTTTGTTCCCGCATTGGATGGAGCACGTGCTGGACGAGAACGTCGGCCGGTTCAAGCGGATGGCCGTCAACGTCTTCGGGGTCGAGCCGTCGGGGCGGAGCGACCGCCAGACCGCGTTGGAAGGCATTCGCGCCCTGCGGGCGTTCTGGACGTCCATCGGCGCGCCGAACCGTCTCGCGGATTACGGCATCGGCGAAGAGCAGCTGGAGGTCATGGCCGACAAGGCGATGGCGAACGGACCGTTCGGCCAGTTCAAGAAGCTGCAGCGCGAAGACGTGCTAGCGATCTACCGGAAGTCGTTATAA